The window TCAATCGCTTGATGCAGGCCTTCTGAATACCGGCGACCCGGCATCAATCTGCCAGTAAACTCATCAACAATAAGCACTTCACCTTCCTTAACCACATAGTCTTTATCGCGTTTAAAAAGAGTTTGGGCCCTAAGAGCTTGCTCCAGATGATGCACTAACTGTATTCCACCCTCAACATAAATATTTCCCAAACCCAATTTTTTTTCCACCTTGGCAATGCCCGCCTCGGTCAGGGTGGCAGCACGCATTTTTTCATCAATATTATAGTCTCCCTGCCCCGAGCCCGTCGAGGGATTATTTTCTTCCAGAGTCTTGACTAAAGAGGCAAATTGATAATACTCCTTGGCGGACTCTTCGGCCGGACCAGAAATAATCAAAGGCGTGCGAGCTTCATCAATCAAAATTGAATCTACCTCGTCAACAATTGCATAATTAAGTTTCCGCTGGGCCATGTCATCTACTTTCTGTACCAAATTATCCCGCAAATAATCAAATCCAAATTCATTGTTGGTTCCATAAGTAATGTCGGCCTGGTAGGCCTCCTTCCTGCTCACTGGCCGCAAAAACTCCTCAATCACTTCAAAACTTCCTTTTTGATCACGCTCATCATCTAAGTCTTCATCGTTTTGAATTTTGGAATTTGGAATTTGGGATTTTTTTGTATCTTGTATCTTGTTACTTGTATCTTGGTGTGCCGGATCATAAACAAACGCCGCATCATGTTGAATACAGCTAACAGTCAATCCCAAAGCATAATACACCTGTCCCATCCAAACCGTATCACGTTTGGCTAAATAGTCATTAACAGTAATTAAATGAGCGCCTTCTTCACTTAAAGCATTCAAATATAGGGGCAAGGTTGAACTTAAAGTTTTGCCCTCGCCAGTGCGCATTTCCGCAATCTCACCGCGATGAAGTACTATTCCGCCCAAAAGCTGGGCATCAAAATGTCTTTGGCCAAGAGTTCGCCTGGCTGCTTCTCGCACACACGCAAAAGCCTCGGGCAAGATATCATCTAAAGTTTCTTTTTTCTTTAGTCGCTTGCGGAATTCTTGAGTCTTGGCTTTCAAATTTTCGTCGCTTAATTTCTCTGTCTCTTTTTCAAGAGCATTAATCTTATCAACCAAAGGTTGAAGTTTATCTAAATATTTCTGGTTGGGATCGCCCAAAATCTTGGAGAGAATGGACATAGTGGTGTTAACTATTGTTTAAAAATTTTAATTATACCCGTAGAATTCACGACTCACGATTCATATATCACGATACAATGAATCGTGGTACGTGAATCGTGAGTCGTGATATCATTATTCTATACTAAATTCCTTAATTTGACAAGAAAATATAATTTTAGGCTCTGTCCCTCGATTAGGGACATGGAAGTAAATTTT is drawn from Patescibacteria group bacterium and contains these coding sequences:
- the secA gene encoding preprotein translocase subunit SecA; this encodes MSILSKILGDPNQKYLDKLQPLVDKINALEKETEKLSDENLKAKTQEFRKRLKKKETLDDILPEAFACVREAARRTLGQRHFDAQLLGGIVLHRGEIAEMRTGEGKTLSSTLPLYLNALSEEGAHLITVNDYLAKRDTVWMGQVYYALGLTVSCIQHDAAFVYDPAHQDTSNKIQDTKKSQIPNSKIQNDEDLDDERDQKGSFEVIEEFLRPVSRKEAYQADITYGTNNEFGFDYLRDNLVQKVDDMAQRKLNYAIVDEVDSILIDEARTPLIISGPAEESAKEYYQFASLVKTLEENNPSTGSGQGDYNIDEKMRAATLTEAGIAKVEKKLGLGNIYVEGGIQLVHHLEQALRAQTLFKRDKDYVVKEGEVLIVDEFTGRLMPGRRYSEGLHQAIEAKEGVQVQRESITLATITFQNYFRMYKKLAGMTGTAVTSAEEFHKVYNLDVAVVPTNKPMIREDATDKVYKTEIGKFKAVIKDVKECQERGQPVLVGTASVEKNEILSEFLEREGISHEALNAKNHEREGAIIAQAGRKGAVTLATNMAGRGVDIVLGGNPINDEARREVLELGGLYVIGTERHEARRIDNQLRGRSGRQGDPGSSQFYVSMEDDIMRIFGSDRVKFIMEKMGIPEDMPIENKMVAKAIGSAQSKVEGHNFDMRKHLLEYDDVINKHRELIYKKRQEMLESTEGQVGGVDNEINKVNDGVNTVVNTVVNKVNKGEDKEGGEAKLSLKDKVLEMIEQEIEQVVSFHTAEPNEKNWNIQEIYEVANTIFP